From a single Ciconia boyciana chromosome 6, ASM3463844v1, whole genome shotgun sequence genomic region:
- the BATF gene encoding basic leucine zipper transcriptional factor ATF-like, whose translation MPHSSDSSDSSSFSQSPPPSKQDSSDDVRKVQRREKNRIAAQKSRLRQTQKADTLHLESEDLERQNAALRREIKQLTEEMKHFASMLSSHEPLCSILTSPPPPPEVLYATHSFHQPHISSPRFQH comes from the exons ATGCCCCACAGCTCCGACAGCAGCGACTCCAGCAGCTTCAGCCAGTCTCCCCCTCCCAGCAAGCAG GACTCTTCTGATGATGTGAGGAAAGTccaaaggagggagaagaatcGCATCGCTGCCCAGAAGAGCCGCCTGAGGCAGACCCAGAAAGCAGACACGCTGCACTTG GAGAGCGAAGACTTGGAGAGGCAGAACGCTGCCCTGCGCCGGGAGATCAAGCAGCTGACAGAGGAGATGAAGCACTTCGCCTCGATGCTGAGCTCCCACGAACCGCTCTGCTCCATCCTGACATCCCCTCCGCCACCTCCAGAAGTGCTTTACGCCACACACTCCTTCCACCAGCCCCACATCAGCTCCCCACGCTTCCAGCACTGA